In the genome of Lathyrus oleraceus cultivar Zhongwan6 chromosome 4, CAAS_Psat_ZW6_1.0, whole genome shotgun sequence, the window ATTCCTATCACTCTTGTTCCTCTTGATGCATCAAACACAATTCCAATCACCGAACAATTCTTTGATGCATTTGAAAAGAGTCAAGACACGTATGAGGCGCAATACTGTTTCAAATCCTTGAAAATATCTCGCGATACTTGGTTCGACGACCAATTCTATACGGTAATTCTCTTAATGAGTTTATACGTATCCATTAAACACGAAACTCTTACACGTGTTTCGTGTTTGACGGAATACAAAGGGACTGATGTTTGAAAGTGACTGATTGTTAACAGAGCTATTTCATGTGGGACTCTTTCATGGCTGGAGTGGCCATCTCAATCATGAGTAAACCCAATAACTATAATGGAGAAAATGAATTTGCTGAAATGGAATATATGAACATAACAGTAGTCACTTCTAACAAACCATATGGAGTTTCTGATGGATCCAATCCACTCATTGATGGCCTAAAAGTTCCCAAGTTCAATATTCAAAAAGACGGTGTTCATAGCGGTCATATTCAACAAGGACTCAGAGATCCTCTTTGCTTTGTCAAGAATGGCAAAGGAAAATGTCAGGTAGCTGTTTTTTTCTTTATAAGTTGTCAATTTCATTTGCCGAAAACATAAAATATGTCTCTAATTACTTCGCTAAATTTAATAATCTAGTAATGAATGTTAACATGTTATGTAATGCAACATGTTTTATAGGATGGTTATACAAAAGAGGAAAATGGTCCAGACTCAGTAAGAGTACTTGTTGCTACAAAGGCAAAGCCTAACCGAGATGTTAAGAGTTCACTTGACAGAGAATATTTCATAAACTTCTTAAATGTAAGAAAAATTGCTTTTTGGGTATATATTTCAATGCTTTTAAATTAATCACTTTTAGTATTTTAGAAGGGAAAACACATACTCATAATGGATTTTGACTTGTTTTTTTTTTTGGGGTGGATCAAAGGTTCTTAAGCAGCCAAAACAAGCAGGGAGATACAACTTCACTACACAGTTTCCCTACTACAAAGAAGTAACTTACAAGCCAGATTTTAGTAACATAACATTGGGAAAACCAGTTGTTTTTGACATGGACATGAGTGCAGGAGATTTTCTAGCTCTTTTTTATCTCCTTAAAGTTCCTGTTCAAGTAATCGACCTTAAGGTATTCTGATTTTTCTTTCGGTTACCTGTTTTACATAAAATCAAATATTTTTGTCCATTAGTTGTTAGTTCAGTGGTAATAAACTGACCTTATAACCTTAAAGGAATGGGGTTCAAATTCCCTCATAGACGTACTAATATAGTAACCTTTGATTTCGGTTACGTTGTAACTTTGGTTTCAGGCAATCATTGTGAGTCCTACTGGATGGGCGAATGCAGCTACCATAGACATAGTTTATGACATACTTCACATGATGGGTCGTGATGATATACCGGTTGGTCGAGGAGATGTTTTCGCAGCGAATCAGACAGATCCGGTAATCTCAGCCGTTGGAGAATGCAAGTATGTTAAAGCCATTCCTCATGGGAGTGGGGGGTATTTGGATTCCGACACTCTCTATGGTCTTGCTCGTTATCTTCCACACAGCCCAAGAAGGTGCTTTTTAGTAACTTCCATGTCTTAGCATTGCTCTTCAACTAGCATTATGATGATCATAAGTTATTCAAATGAAATTAGCAACGGAATATGATTCTCTGCAGCCACTTTACATGAAAGCGACTATAGGAACAACAGTCACTGCAATGTTTAGTGGCCGTAGGGTCTTTATATGTAACTTTGAAACACCGTGTTTGCATGAAAACTTCACAATTTGTTACCAGCAAAGGACTAATAGACTAAGAACTATTTCAGGTATACAGGAGAAAACTCGGTGAAGTTTGGAGCCCCGCGCGATACAGATCACCCTGAACTTAGACAACCCCTAGCTATGGAAGTTTGGGAGTCTGTTTTGCAAACATTGAAACCAGGGACCAATGTTACAGTATTAACCAATGGACCCTTGACTAATTTGGCAAAGGTTGTTTCAGTAAAAAACATAAGCTCTAGAATTCAGGTAAGCATTAGTATAATATTTGTTATCATCCATCATTCTATCTAAATATAGTTCTGTGTTAAGTTTTTTTTTCAGGTGTAAAAGCAGAAACATAGTTGCTTAAAAATTTTGAAAATGTTGCAGGAGGTGTATGTAATGGGGGGACACATAAGCAGTAATGCAGAAGACAAAGGAAATGTGTTTTCAGTTCCTTCAAACCAATATGCCGAATTCAACATGTACTTAGATCCTTATGCGGCCAAAGCAGTGTTCGAATCAGAAGTTAACATCACACTCATTCCACTGAGTACTCAGCGCAGAGTGAGTTCGTTTGCAACGGTGAGAAGTAAGTTGAGTGGCACAAGAAGAACACCAGAGGCTGTGTTTACCAATCATCTATTGTCAAGCCTACACCGTTTGAAGAAAATCAATCACAGATATCGTCATATGGTATAAGTTTCTATCCATAACTATTTTTTCTGGCGCAATATTAGGAGATTAACCAAAACCTAAAGTTTAAGTTGTTTATAGATTTTCTACACTGTTTCTGTTATTTAAGCCCTTTGTGTTTGCAGGACACATTCCTCGGAGAAATTCTAGGTGCGGTTGTCTTGGCTGATAAGGCTTCAACATTGAAGACAAAATTTGAAGTGAAGTCCATTAAAGTCTTAGCTAGTGGCAATGAATCCACAGATGGAAAAATAGTGGTGGATGAGAAAAAAGGAAAGTTGGTCAAAATTTTAAGCAATGTGGAGGAAAATGCTTATTATAATTTGTATGCAAACAAGCTTGGTGATCAATACCAGACAGCTAAGGTGGCAAGCTTTAAAGAACAGAAAAGACAGTGGAGTCATCCTCATAGCAAAGAAAATGGTGCTCAACTCCATGGTTAACAATGGCTACAACCAGCACAAGACTCGGCTATATGTATTTATCAACAATAATAAAATATGAATACATATTCTATTTAAACAATAATTATAAAATTGTTGAGtaatttatgaaaaatatcaTATTGAATTACACCATTCATACAACTCTTTGATACGGGTAGAATCCAGAGAGCATTCGATAGAAATTCTAGCATGCGTTGCAGCTCTTCCTACAGTATCCAGGAAGGTCTGAAGATCCAACCATATACACAGGATTGTTTGTGCATTCTCCAAGGGAAGCCCATCTCACACAGCTATCGTGCTGATCGGAGCATCCCCCTCCAGCGCCTACAATCTTATCAAATGAGTCTACATGAATCCATTTTGTCGCTGACCATTTCTCCCCTTCGAGCACTGGGCATCCGGCGTGGAGACTGTTAGTGTCCGGGGTAGCATGTGTGTCAAGACTGAAGAAAAGAAGTGCATCCCCTCGACGTGGTTTCACTATGCAATGTCGGGTAATAATAAGAGGAAAACAGCAATCATTTAGCATAAGATGACCAGCAAAAACTTTACATGAAAGTATAAGAACAGAGGAAACACATAACAAAAGTAATTTTTTATCGAATTGCCCACCTGCTATTCCTTTTTTGGCACACTCAGAGAGATCATTACTTTTTTCAGAACCCCTGCGACGTCGAGGTTCCTGTAAGCCAAATATAAATTCATAAGCTATCAAAATAAAGCTATTGGTAATAAAAGTCCAAACAATTTCCTCTCTGAATCTATCAAAAACCCAGAGAAGAGGATACTGAGAATACATATGAACGTAAGACTATCCTCCTCTAAGACTATAAGCAGACAAATGATTAGATATCAGGCAATAAATTTTAGCTCAATGCAATATagaattattatttttaaatagaTTGAAACAGCACAAGATAACAGTACAACGTGAATCCTGCAAGACACCAACCAAGGTCATTTAATCAAGAAAACTACAACGCTTTTTCAATTCTCATGATAAATACATGAATTTCTAGTTTACTATACCAACCTCAGCCTCTGGGAATACAGTTTCACCACCTTTGGTCACATTAGTAAGATACATGAGAACAGTGGCGAGACGATGTCCTCCCTGAACTATATTAACTTTATCAGTAAAGTAATCGTAATGTGGGTCATATTTCTGTCCATGCTCATATCTCAATACTTGTATGTCTTCCCCGTTTTCTGAAATTCAACCATAAAAATTACATGGAGACTGATTAGAGCCTGACAGCTTAATCATAGGTAggaatatttttcattttttcatacttgtatatcattcAGGTACATATTCCTTCTTTTCTACAATCATGACTGTAATTTATACAATATGATGCATGTAGATAATTTGCGCAAAGAAACTACATATTCAGAAATGGGTGGATTACCTTTTTGATCGTTGAGCAGTGCATCACTAATTAATGAGAGTAGCTTTTAATTTTCTCAATTAAACTCGTCGCATAATTTTACATTTTTAGTGTGTTCACTTACTGTTTGGATATTGCTAGTATTCCCATTCCAACTGACAACTGAACATCTTCATGATTATATGACCATTACTATAGAGAAACCTACCTTTCATCTTTATCTGACTTTGATTATATGATCATTACTACAGAAAAACCTACCTTTCATCTTTATCTGCCTTCTATTAATATGTTAGAGTTAGTTGTATTAGTTGTTATATTTGGTTATAGGTAATTATTAGTTAGTTCGTTCTGCTACAAAATAATTAAGATTGGTTAGTTGTTCATGATCACTATATAAAGTATCATGTATTCATTGTAATGTAGATTTTATCATTGAATTAATACAAAACAATTCAATCATCTCTTATTTtatttctctcttttttttttactCAATGATGTTTCTCAACATAGTTTCAGAGCCATGGTTGCTGCCATGAATGAAAAATGATTCTACTTATGACATGAAATAATCTTCAATCAACTCCTTTCTTTCCATTTTTTTCTTCTCATTCCACTATATTCTTCTTTTTTGATCATCAACCCTTTATTGACTTCCACACAATTTTAATCAAATAATTTGTGAAATTATATACTTGTTGAAGTTTCTCACACCTCAATTATTTTGATGGTAAAATTCTTTAATTCTTGTTTAGCCATTCATGGTTTTCTTTAATGTTTTCTATCCAGTAGTAGTTAAAAGTTTTCTTCTCTATATGCTTCTACAATAAACTAATACTTAAACATCTTTTATTCTCTTTATACTTCTACCTTATACCTTATGGTAGCAATTTTCATTCTCTATATGTTACATCATACTGTAGTTAGTATTTTCTATTCTCTTTGGACTTCCATCGTATGGTGGTTAAACTTTGTTGATCAAACTTTGGCATTTGAAGATGCAAGATTGAGTTTATTGGTTTTATTGGAATGAGCACCGAGGAGACTCCGGAAAATTTTCAAAGACCTCAAAGTAGGTCAAAAACTTCTTTCTATGAATTAGACACCTCCATCACTATACTTATTTGTTGTAATTTTTTTTAGTGAGTTAcattatatatattttttaaatgtaTTGTTCTTTTCAAGTTGAAAATGTTAATCTATATTCTAAATTGAATAGGGTGTCAGAGTTATTAATTGCAGTATATTTGATTATCGGTAGTTATTAATTACTTAGTTAATTTTGTTACAAGTTACTTAAAGTTTATTAGTTGTTCATGATAACTATACAAAGTAATCATGTTCATTATAATGTAGTTCTTATTATTGAATTAATACAAAACAattcaattttttatttatttatcttttttCTTGTGTTTAACCATGCTTCTCAACATAATATAATCTTCCTACAGCAAGTAAGTGATGAATAAAACCTCAATCCTTTTCCATATTTTGAGATAAGAAACAAACCTTCGTATACAgagaaaaaaatagaaaaattaaCAAATTGGCTGCCCAGAAACATTGAACATCGACAAAAACTTATCTTCCGTAATAGAAAATAAAGTAAAAGTCCAAAAAAATTGACAGGTATTCTTCAGTTTTTATGTCAAACCTAACTAATGCTAATAAAATAGGTTTCAAAGCTTAAGAATTTGTTTGAATGGATGGAATCGGATGGAACGGAGCGGAATGAAATGATATTTCATTGTTTGAATGATTTAAAATTAGATGGAATTGAACAGAATGAAGTCTTATGAATTTCATTTCATTCTATCACTCACCACCATATAGATTTCTCACTAATTTAGTTCAGAATGAACAACTTGCCTTGTTCTTGCCTTGTTCTGTCTTAAAATTTCCAAACAATAGAATGGTATCTTCATTCCGCTCCGCTTTATTTCACTCCGTTCATTTTTATGATATCCAAATATAACCTAAAATCATGACTATTTATAAAAT includes:
- the LOC127073368 gene encoding nucleoside hydrolase 3, whose product is MLLLREAAAVLLLITLTGTLIGAEGKPRRIVVDTDVDTDDLFAMLYLLKVNTSRFQFEAVTISANSWTSGGHAVNQVYDLLYMMGRDDVAVGVGGEGGILPNGTILPNVGGYLSIIDQGITTTGSCRYRQAIPVGLGGRLDIDSNYGIRKAFLPQGERKYTPLEQPTAQQVLIEKISAGPTTLLMMGAHTNIGIFLMNNPHLKKNVEHIYIMGGGVRSSNPTGCCPKNASSSCVPRQCGDHGNMFTDYNTNSYAEFNIFGDPFAAYQVIHSGIPITLVPLDASNTIPITEQFFDAFEKSQDTYEAQYCFKSLKISRDTWFDDQFYTSYFMWDSFMAGVAISIMSKPNNYNGENEFAEMEYMNITVVTSNKPYGVSDGSNPLIDGLKVPKFNIQKDGVHSGHIQQGLRDPLCFVKNGKGKCQDGYTKEENGPDSVRVLVATKAKPNRDVKSSLDREYFINFLNVLKQPKQAGRYNFTTQFPYYKEVTYKPDFSNITLGKPVVFDMDMSAGDFLALFYLLKVPVQVIDLKAIIVSPTGWANAATIDIVYDILHMMGRDDIPVGRGDVFAANQTDPVISAVGECKYVKAIPHGSGGYLDSDTLYGLARYLPHSPRRYTGENSVKFGAPRDTDHPELRQPLAMEVWESVLQTLKPGTNVTVLTNGPLTNLAKVVSVKNISSRIQEVYVMGGHISSNAEDKGNVFSVPSNQYAEFNMYLDPYAAKAVFESEVNITLIPLSTQRRVSSFATVRSKLSGTRRTPEAVFTNHLLSSLHRLKKINHRYRHMDTFLGEILGAVVLADKASTLKTKFEVKSIKVLASGNESTDGKIVVDEKKGKLVKILSNVEENAYYNLYANKLGDQYQTAKVASFKEQKRQWSHPHSKENGAQLHG
- the LOC127073369 gene encoding probable prolyl 4-hydroxylase 4; protein product: MSRVILFSLFLFLISQTAQVQSSYAGSASSIINPSKVKQISWNPRAFVYEGFLTDLECDHLISLAKSELKRSAVADNLSGDSQLSDVRTSSGMFISKNKDPIISGIEDKISAWTFLPKENGEDIQVLRYEHGQKYDPHYDYFTDKVNIVQGGHRLATVLMYLTNVTKGGETVFPEAEEPRRRRGSEKSNDLSECAKKGIAVKPRRGDALLFFSLDTHATPDTNSLHAGCPVLEGEKWSATKWIHVDSFDKIVGAGGGCSDQHDSCVRWASLGECTNNPVYMVGSSDLPGYCRKSCNAC